The window AGCGCGCCGCGGTCGACGAGTTCGCGTACACCATGTCGCAGCTCCTGCACGGCGAGCAGGCGGCGCTGCAGCTCTGCGGGCAGCTCACCAACGTCTGCCCGACCATGGACGCGAAGTTCTACGCCGCGTCGCAGGTCGCGGACGAGGCGCGCCACGTCGAGGTGATCGCGAAGCTCCTGCAGCGCAAGATCGGCAAGATCTACCCGATCGGCGGCACGCTCAAGGTGCTGCTCGACAAGCTGCTCGAGGCGCCCACCTGGAAGACCAAGACGCTCGGCATGCAGACGCTCTTCGAGGGCGTCGCGGTCGGCATCTTCGACACGCTGCAGAAGGCCTCGAAGAACCCGCTGCTGAGCGACATCATCCGCCGCGTCAAGCAAGACGAGGCGCGCCACGCGGCCTTCGGCATCCTCACCATGCGCAAGACGGTGAAGGAGGCGACCCCGGAGGAGATGGTCGAGATGGAGGACTTCGCGTTCAACATCCTCGAGACGCTGAACGCGAACCAGCAGCTCGACATGCTCCACGAGCTCGCGCCCGAGTACGGGCTCGATCCGGAGGCCGTGGTGCAGATGGGTCTGAGCCTGCCCGACTGGGCGAAGCTCAACAGCGATCTGTTCATGCACACGGTGATCCCGAACCTCGCGCGCCTCGGGCTGATCACCGAGCGTACCGAGGAGAAGTACCGCGCGTGCGGCATGATGTACGGCGACCGCTTCGGCGCCGGCGTCGACACCGACGTGCAGGCCAACATGCACTGAGGGAGGTGGCGACGGGGCGCGCGCGTCGCTCGCGCGCGCCCCGTGACCCTAGTCCTGCGCGAGGAACGAGCGGATCTCGCGCAGAAGGTCGTCCGGGCGGTCGAAGTGCACCATGTGCCCCGCGCCCGGAATCTCGACGAAGCGTGCGTTCCTGAAGCACGCGAGACGGCGCTGCAGGTCGTCCGGCTCGAGGTAGATCGCGCCGGGCTTGCTGCGCCAGAACTCTCCCGACTCCGCGCCGTGCACGATCAGCGTGCGCGCCGTGATCCGCCGCCAGAACGCCATCGAGTACTCGAGGTTGAACGGCCCGGTGAGCGCCATGGTGGTCAGCATCGAGTCGAACTTCCACTCGAGCTTCCCGTCCTCGCGCGCGCGCGTGCCGAGCAGCGCGAGCTCGCGCGCCTTCTCCTCGCTGAGCCGCGGGTTGCGCTCGCGTAGCCGTCGGTAGGCGGCCTCGAGGTCGTCGAGGCCGCGCTGGCCCGCGAGCGCCTGATCGACGCGGCGGAAGCCGTCGATCGTCCACGCGACTTCCTCTTCCATGTCCGGTGGCGGCGGCCCGAGGCCCTCGATCACCACCAGCGCCGACGGCACGTCCGGGAAGCAGCCGCCGTAGGTCGCGGCGATCTCGCCGCCCATCGAGTGTCCGACGATCACCGGACGCTCGAGGCGCAGCGCCCGGATCAGGTTGTGCAGATCCAGGAGGAAGTGGCCGAAATGGTAGTACGGCGTCGTCTCGCTGTCGCCGTGCCCGCGGAGGTCGAGCGCGAGCACGCGGAAGCGGTCGAGGAGACCGCGCGCGAGCCCGTCGAAGGAATGCGAGTGATCGCGAAGCCCATGCACGATGACCAGCGGCGGCAGGCGGGGATCGCCCCAGTCGCGGAAGTGGATCCGCAGCGACCCGCTGCGAAAGAACCTTTCGCTGTACTCCGGCATGGGCGTCGACCGTAGCCGCCGGGCCGGCTTGCGCCAAGGTGCGGGTCGCGCGCTGGCGTCGAGGACGGACCTGGCTAGAGTCGGGCGAGCGATCGAGAGGAGAAGCACATGAGCAATCCCCCGAGCATCCGCTCGCTGCGTCCCGGCACACGCGCCCACGAGTACGCCGCGCTCGACGAGAAGACGCGCGACGAGATCCTGCGCTTCT is drawn from Candidatus Binatia bacterium and contains these coding sequences:
- a CDS encoding alpha/beta hydrolase, which translates into the protein MPEYSERFFRSGSLRIHFRDWGDPRLPPLVIVHGLRDHSHSFDGLARGLLDRFRVLALDLRGHGDSETTPYYHFGHFLLDLHNLIRALRLERPVIVGHSMGGEIAATYGGCFPDVPSALVVIEGLGPPPPDMEEEVAWTIDGFRRVDQALAGQRGLDDLEAAYRRLRERNPRLSEEKARELALLGTRAREDGKLEWKFDSMLTTMALTGPFNLEYSMAFWRRITARTLIVHGAESGEFWRSKPGAIYLEPDDLQRRLACFRNARFVEIPGAGHMVHFDRPDDLLREIRSFLAQD
- a CDS encoding diiron oxygenase, which encodes MEKILAEYRRKIGDFEVVDVDEDRVAQLRAQLDIDVPIDLHWTWNYASEAEELRALYERGKRGQWNAEEDIDWSQPLPLDEWFLPRENLLILPTILTHMGADEETCKRAAVDEFAYTMSQLLHGEQAALQLCGQLTNVCPTMDAKFYAASQVADEARHVEVIAKLLQRKIGKIYPIGGTLKVLLDKLLEAPTWKTKTLGMQTLFEGVAVGIFDTLQKASKNPLLSDIIRRVKQDEARHAAFGILTMRKTVKEATPEEMVEMEDFAFNILETLNANQQLDMLHELAPEYGLDPEAVVQMGLSLPDWAKLNSDLFMHTVIPNLARLGLITERTEEKYRACGMMYGDRFGAGVDTDVQANMH